In Candidatus Riesia pediculicola, the following are encoded in one genomic region:
- the lon gene encoding endopeptidase La, with product MNLESSEQVEIPVLPLRDVVVYPHMVIPLFVGRERSIRCLEAAMNGNKKVILVAQKKSSKEHPNVNDIFSIGTISFILQMLKLPDGTLKVLVEGIERVKIIDLKENENYFVAKIKYLSQSDIDEKEQKILNRTVINQFECYAKLNKKISPEILMSLRSIENSDKLADTIASHMSLKISDKQRILEISNISERIEYLMVMMESEIDFLQIERKIRERVKKQMEKSQREYYLNEQIKAIQKELGEMENAPDEFETFRKKIESLKMPKEVRKKAESELQKLKMMSPISAEATVLRSYIDWIINVPWKKRSRIKKDINRAKEILDQDHDGLKKVKEYILEYLAVQIRTNKIKGPILCLVGPPGVGKTSLGKSIAKATGRKYVRMSLGGIRDEAEIRGHRRTYIGSMPGKIIQKITKIGVKNPLFLFDEIDKISYEVRGDPASALLEVLDPEQNFAFNDHYLEIDYDLSEVMFIATANTTRISPALLDRMEIIRISGYTEEEKKKIAKNHLFPKQFKRNSLKKDELIIQENAFEEIIRYYTREAGVRNLEREISKICRKVVKAIISNPSIHKIVINKDNLKEYLGRRKLDYGKAENKNRIGQVTGLAWMESGGDLLIIEAVCVIGRGKLTCTGSLGEVMQESIQTSMMFIRSKSNYLGIESNFYKNQDIHIHVPDGATPKDGPSAGIAICTALVSYLTKNPARSDIAMTGEITLRGFILPIGGLKEKLLAAQRGGIKTVIIPNKNRHELQELPKNITNSLKIHAVKSMKEVFSIAFQNPLKYKKILTRF from the coding sequence ATGAATCTTGAAAGTTCAGAACAAGTTGAAATACCGGTACTCCCACTAAGGGACGTAGTGGTATATCCTCATATGGTTATTCCTTTATTTGTAGGAAGAGAAAGATCAATTCGATGTTTAGAAGCAGCAATGAATGGAAATAAAAAGGTGATATTAGTTGCGCAAAAAAAATCCTCCAAAGAACATCCAAATGTAAACGATATCTTTTCCATAGGGACAATATCTTTTATCTTACAGATGTTAAAGTTGCCAGACGGAACTTTGAAGGTTTTAGTAGAAGGAATTGAAAGAGTTAAGATCATTGATCTTAAAGAAAATGAAAATTACTTCGTTGCTAAAATAAAATACTTAAGTCAATCTGATATTGATGAAAAAGAACAAAAAATCCTTAACAGAACGGTCATCAATCAATTCGAATGTTATGCCAAATTGAATAAAAAAATATCTCCAGAAATACTGATGTCTCTGAGATCTATAGAGAATTCGGATAAATTAGCAGATACCATTGCTTCGCACATGTCTTTAAAAATTTCAGATAAGCAAAGAATCTTAGAAATTTCAAATATTTCAGAGAGAATAGAATATCTGATGGTTATGATGGAATCGGAAATTGATTTTCTTCAAATTGAAAGAAAGATTCGTGAAAGAGTTAAAAAACAAATGGAAAAAAGTCAAAGAGAATACTATTTGAACGAACAAATCAAGGCGATTCAAAAAGAATTGGGGGAAATGGAAAACGCTCCTGACGAATTTGAGACTTTTAGAAAAAAAATTGAATCATTGAAGATGCCAAAAGAAGTTAGAAAAAAAGCTGAATCAGAGTTGCAAAAACTTAAAATGATGTCTCCAATATCTGCAGAAGCTACTGTTTTAAGGAGTTATATCGATTGGATCATCAATGTTCCTTGGAAAAAAAGAAGTAGAATTAAAAAAGATATCAATCGAGCAAAGGAAATATTAGACCAAGATCATGATGGATTAAAAAAAGTTAAAGAGTACATATTAGAATATCTAGCAGTACAAATTAGAACCAATAAGATCAAAGGCCCTATTTTGTGTTTAGTTGGCCCACCAGGTGTTGGAAAAACGTCTTTAGGAAAATCTATTGCAAAGGCTACAGGGAGAAAATATGTGAGAATGTCTCTTGGAGGAATTCGTGACGAAGCGGAAATTAGAGGACATCGAAGGACATACATTGGGTCCATGCCAGGGAAAATCATACAAAAAATAACAAAAATTGGAGTTAAAAATCCTTTGTTTCTTTTTGATGAAATAGATAAAATCTCTTATGAAGTTCGAGGAGATCCAGCTTCAGCTTTATTAGAAGTGTTGGATCCAGAACAAAACTTCGCATTTAACGATCATTATTTAGAGATAGATTATGATTTATCTGAAGTGATGTTTATTGCGACCGCTAATACAACTCGAATTTCACCAGCTTTGTTGGATAGGATGGAAATTATTAGAATTTCTGGATATACAGAAGAAGAAAAGAAAAAAATTGCTAAAAATCATTTGTTTCCAAAACAATTCAAAAGAAATTCCTTGAAGAAAGACGAGTTGATAATTCAAGAAAATGCATTCGAAGAAATCATACGTTATTATACCAGAGAAGCAGGGGTTAGAAACCTTGAGAGGGAAATTTCGAAGATATGTAGAAAAGTAGTAAAAGCCATAATCAGTAATCCTTCTATTCATAAAATTGTCATCAATAAAGATAATTTAAAAGAGTATTTAGGACGTCGAAAATTAGATTATGGAAAAGCCGAAAATAAAAACAGAATAGGTCAAGTGACAGGACTTGCATGGATGGAATCTGGGGGAGACTTGTTAATTATCGAAGCAGTTTGTGTTATTGGAAGAGGAAAATTAACTTGTACAGGATCTTTAGGAGAAGTTATGCAAGAATCCATTCAAACATCGATGATGTTCATTCGATCAAAGTCAAACTATCTAGGAATTGAATCTAATTTCTACAAAAATCAAGATATACATATTCATGTTCCAGACGGGGCTACTCCAAAGGATGGACCAAGTGCAGGAATAGCAATATGTACAGCTTTAGTATCTTATCTAACAAAAAATCCAGCTCGATCTGACATAGCCATGACTGGAGAAATCACTTTAAGGGGTTTTATTCTTCCAATAGGTGGTCTAAAAGAAAAACTTTTAGCCGCACAGAGAGGAGGAATAAAAACCGTGATCATTCCAAATAAAAATCGTCATGAGTTACAAGAATTACCGAAAAATATAACTAATTCTTTAAAAATTCATGCAGTGAAGAGTATGAAAGAAGTTTTTTCCATTGCTTTTCAAAATCCATTGAAATACAAAAAAATCTTAACAAGATTTTAA